Proteins found in one Chlamydia sp. 04-14 genomic segment:
- a CDS encoding SUMF1/EgtB/PvdO family nonheme iron enzyme has protein sequence MEGEQDIGVEFLGDYKILCYLRKGLWCQDILAEHRFIKKRYILKLLHSELSSSEAFMNAFHEAIIKLATIRHPGIISIENVSQADGKYFLVTEEKEVPTLSLAQYLSSCPQGLSELEVQDLASQLSEILDYAHSNGLVHGSLSLDSVHIDLSGQSPKVFLPELGFSFLLKDQYTQHLLTVSSEKSSFDKLKQVLLFQAPENTSGTIAEDIYAFGVIVYFLLFRQLPQGVFPLSSEAFPEYIYDWDRLIQSCLSYRIETRPKKLAPLLVKKTLGEQFLTAKTQCREEDLREIQEEPQIPSVANILQEGENQIIEEVSDHLEFVLVEAKSIDEAMNTSVDSTEEIIREDESYSNALQSLLIREPVVSRYVEEEKEEVKPQPLFTEMVFIEGGEFTRGSREGQRDEHPVHEIFLQSFFLDIHPVTNEQFVRYLECSGSEQDKYYNELIRLKDSRIQRRSGKLVIEPGYAKHPVVGVTWYGASGYASWVGKRLPTEAEWEIAACGGVTQLRYPCGEEIDKSQANFFSSDTTAVMSYPANPYGLYDMAGNVYEWCEDWYGYDFYEISAQESHVPQGPAQGVYRVLRGGCWKSLKDDLRCAHRHRNNPGAVNSTYGFRCAKGVK, from the coding sequence ATGGAAGGCGAGCAAGATATAGGAGTTGAGTTTTTAGGTGACTATAAGATTCTCTGTTATTTGCGAAAGGGTTTGTGGTGCCAAGATATTCTTGCCGAGCATCGTTTTATAAAAAAACGGTATATCTTAAAATTGCTTCATTCTGAGCTTTCCTCATCCGAAGCATTTATGAATGCTTTTCATGAAGCTATTATTAAATTGGCAACAATAAGGCATCCCGGGATAATCTCTATAGAAAATGTTTCGCAAGCAGATGGTAAGTATTTTTTAGTAACCGAAGAAAAAGAAGTTCCCACGCTTTCTTTGGCGCAATATCTTTCTAGTTGTCCTCAAGGATTATCAGAACTCGAGGTTCAAGATCTTGCAAGTCAGCTTTCTGAAATTTTAGACTACGCTCACTCGAATGGGTTAGTTCATGGTAGTTTAAGTTTAGATTCTGTACATATAGATCTTTCAGGACAATCACCAAAAGTATTTCTTCCAGAGTTAGGATTCTCGTTTTTACTTAAGGATCAATATACTCAGCACCTTTTGACGGTTTCTTCTGAGAAATCTTCTTTTGATAAGTTGAAGCAGGTACTTTTGTTTCAAGCTCCAGAAAACACTTCGGGTACCATTGCCGAAGATATCTATGCGTTTGGAGTGATTGTTTATTTTCTTTTATTCCGACAGCTTCCCCAGGGAGTATTTCCTTTATCTTCCGAAGCTTTCCCCGAGTATATTTATGATTGGGATCGATTAATTCAGTCTTGTTTAAGTTACAGGATAGAAACAAGACCTAAGAAGTTGGCTCCTTTACTTGTGAAAAAGACGTTGGGAGAGCAGTTCCTTACTGCCAAGACACAATGTAGAGAAGAAGATTTAAGGGAGATACAAGAAGAACCTCAAATTCCGAGTGTAGCGAATATTTTACAGGAAGGTGAGAATCAAATAATTGAAGAAGTTTCTGATCATTTGGAATTTGTTCTTGTAGAAGCAAAATCCATAGACGAAGCTATGAATACTTCCGTAGATTCTACAGAAGAGATTATCAGGGAAGATGAAAGTTATTCTAATGCTCTACAGTCATTATTGATACGGGAACCGGTTGTTAGCCGTTACGTAGAAGAAGAAAAAGAAGAAGTAAAGCCACAACCTTTATTTACAGAAATGGTGTTTATTGAAGGCGGGGAATTTACACGGGGAAGTCGCGAAGGACAACGTGATGAACATCCTGTACATGAGATTTTTTTACAGAGCTTTTTCTTAGATATTCATCCTGTCACGAATGAGCAGTTTGTCCGTTACTTAGAATGTTCGGGGAGCGAACAAGATAAGTACTATAACGAGCTTATTCGTCTTAAGGATTCACGAATACAACGTCGTTCCGGTAAGCTTGTTATAGAACCTGGTTATGCTAAACATCCTGTCGTTGGTGTTACATGGTACGGAGCTTCGGGTTATGCCTCTTGGGTAGGGAAACGACTTCCTACAGAGGCTGAATGGGAAATCGCTGCTTGTGGAGGGGTGACTCAGTTGCGTTATCCTTGTGGTGAAGAAATAGATAAAAGTCAGGCAAACTTTTTTAGTTCGGACACAACGGCGGTGATGAGCTATCCTGCCAATCCTTATGGATTGTATGATATGGCAGGAAATGTATATGAGTGGTGTGAAGATTGGTATGGCTATGATTTCTATGAAATCTCTGCTCAAGAATCTCATGTTCCTCAAGGTCCTGCTCAAGGTGTTTATCGGGTATTAAGAGGAGGATGCTGGAAAAGCTTAAAAGACGATCTTCGTTGTGCTCATCGTCATCGTAATAATCCTGGTGCGGTAAATAGTACTTATGGTTTCCGCTGCGCAAAAGGAGTTAAGTAA
- the ligA gene encoding NAD-dependent DNA ligase LigA: MQSTYSREQYLSLCKDIEEDDYRYYVLHNSTISDYDYDMKMQKLLAIEALHPEWKVLWSPSMRLGDRASGSFPVITHSHPMLSIANAYTLEELNDFFSRVEKTLGHTPVYTLELKIDGIAVAIRYEQGVLVQALSRGNGRRGEDITANIRTIRSLPLRLPKEAPEFLEVRGEVFFTRAVFEQINAAQRHAEKPEFANPRNAAGGTLKLLSAKEAAQRNLEISVYGSLSDESTESHYDNLRLCEAWGFPVFGQPRQCKSIDEVVKALDEVEVLRDQLPMEIDGVVIKVDNIESQKVLGMTAKHYRWALAYKYAPERAETILEDILIQVGRTGVLTPVAKLRPVFLSGSRVSRASLYNEEEIERKDIRIGDTVYVEKGGEIIPKVVGVCLEKRPEGTQPWIMPEYCPVCHGKVTRESDKVSVRCVNPSCSAGAIEKIRFFVGRGALDIDHLGEKVITKLFDLGIIHRCCDIFQITEEDLLQVPGFKDKSVKNVLKSIEKAKEAPLDRFITALGIPYVGIGGATALAQHFFTLEAVMGAPLDELKAIEGIGDKVAESIVAYFSQQDNIEEIQKMLSLGVNVLPYQKENSSCLGKTFVITGTLEKMTRSEAEASIRKCGGKVSSSVSKSTDYLVVGEDPGSKFKKAQELEISILTESDLLKILYPS; this comes from the coding sequence ATGCAAAGTACGTATTCCAGGGAACAGTATTTATCTCTGTGTAAAGATATCGAAGAAGATGATTATCGCTATTATGTTCTTCATAATTCCACAATCTCAGATTATGATTATGACATGAAAATGCAAAAGCTTCTTGCTATAGAAGCTTTGCATCCCGAATGGAAGGTATTATGGTCTCCATCTATGCGTCTTGGAGATAGAGCTTCGGGGAGTTTTCCTGTCATTACGCATTCTCATCCTATGCTCTCTATTGCTAATGCCTATACTCTAGAGGAGCTTAATGATTTCTTTTCCCGTGTAGAGAAAACCCTAGGGCATACTCCCGTATACACTCTTGAGCTGAAAATTGATGGTATTGCCGTAGCTATCCGTTATGAGCAGGGAGTTCTTGTTCAAGCCTTAAGTCGTGGAAATGGTCGTAGGGGAGAAGACATTACGGCAAATATTCGTACAATACGTTCTCTTCCTCTTCGCCTACCAAAAGAAGCTCCAGAATTTCTTGAAGTTCGTGGCGAGGTATTCTTCACACGAGCAGTTTTTGAGCAAATAAACGCCGCGCAAAGACATGCTGAAAAGCCAGAGTTTGCTAATCCTAGAAATGCTGCTGGAGGCACGTTAAAGCTTTTATCTGCTAAAGAAGCGGCACAAAGAAATCTAGAAATCTCTGTTTACGGATCCTTGTCCGATGAGAGCACGGAATCGCATTATGATAACCTTAGACTGTGTGAAGCGTGGGGATTTCCTGTATTTGGACAGCCACGACAGTGTAAAAGTATAGATGAAGTAGTGAAAGCTCTTGATGAAGTAGAAGTTCTTCGTGATCAGCTTCCTATGGAAATTGACGGTGTTGTGATTAAAGTAGACAATATCGAATCTCAGAAAGTCTTAGGAATGACAGCGAAACATTATCGCTGGGCATTGGCTTATAAATATGCTCCCGAGCGGGCTGAGACAATTTTAGAAGATATCTTAATTCAAGTGGGTAGAACGGGAGTTTTAACTCCCGTAGCTAAGCTGCGACCGGTATTTTTATCGGGATCAAGAGTTTCACGTGCTTCTTTGTATAATGAAGAAGAAATCGAACGGAAAGATATTCGTATAGGCGATACTGTATATGTAGAAAAAGGTGGAGAAATCATTCCCAAAGTTGTTGGTGTATGCTTAGAAAAACGCCCCGAGGGTACGCAACCCTGGATAATGCCAGAATATTGCCCGGTATGTCATGGAAAGGTGACTCGTGAATCTGATAAGGTTTCTGTCCGTTGTGTTAATCCTTCATGTTCTGCAGGAGCTATAGAGAAAATTCGTTTTTTTGTTGGTAGAGGGGCTCTAGATATTGATCATCTCGGGGAAAAGGTAATCACAAAGCTCTTTGATCTCGGAATAATTCATAGATGTTGTGATATTTTCCAAATTACTGAAGAAGATCTCCTTCAAGTGCCCGGATTCAAAGATAAATCTGTGAAGAATGTTCTTAAGAGCATAGAGAAGGCAAAGGAGGCTCCTTTAGATCGCTTCATTACGGCCTTAGGGATCCCTTATGTGGGTATAGGAGGGGCCACGGCTCTCGCTCAGCATTTTTTTACTTTAGAAGCAGTGATGGGGGCCCCTTTAGATGAGCTAAAGGCTATTGAAGGAATCGGGGATAAGGTTGCCGAGTCTATAGTTGCCTACTTTAGTCAACAAGACAATATTGAAGAGATTCAAAAGATGCTTTCTCTAGGGGTAAACGTCTTACCATATCAAAAAGAAAATTCATCATGTTTAGGGAAAACTTTTGTTATTACCGGCACTCTTGAAAAAATGACAAGATCCGAAGCCGAGGCCTCTATTCGCAAGTGTGGAGGTAAGGTAAGCTCCTCGGTCTCTAAAAGCACCGATTATCTTGTTGTCGGGGAGGACCCCGGGTCTAAATTTAAAAAAGCCCAGGAACTTGAGATCTCTATTTTGACCGAAAGTGATTTGTTAAAAATCCTTTATCCTAGCTAG
- a CDS encoding FAD-dependent oxidoreductase: MTDVLVIGANPTGLILANMLIQHGILAKVIDHRDSPDDPGFIDFRELPVVLSCSSLELLDNAGLLENFVEKGHKLFGARYHWKKRTVLFKFNQASESRFPFALSTSYQELTKHLIHKFEEQGGAIHWGTRPVTLVDNSIFIESTKTSQNFENREIYNPTWVIAAEADADPDIRDLFKTQLKLRKQTKEVLFVHCDEGEPFEESHIHLVPSSKSFLNFVFYNHEKGSKQLYLTNTPYPLSVKHKQKLLYNYNLAVADEHYHVKSVFHQYPTDYSNFLFVGNLANNLNFSYLTGINSNIHAAFNLTWKLIPVVKKAASKYLITAKENESGNILPHLSEKRQRRAKNLLFSNLYAPALMYYFLKGCRQLDVSGGEYYYPPHKALKYQNSDIIKMSSQDKEVLGPGPGMRAINAQLENGGYLLDGLKSTKHLLIFFKERNDLEQALKEEYGEWLEVIVTKDQKISNLYHANPDSLFIIRPDCYIGYRTHKFKLHELISYLLRIFAAEKID; encoded by the coding sequence ATGACAGATGTATTAGTCATAGGTGCAAACCCCACGGGTCTCATTTTAGCAAACATGCTAATTCAGCATGGTATTCTTGCAAAAGTTATAGACCATCGAGATTCTCCAGACGATCCCGGTTTTATAGACTTTAGGGAACTGCCTGTTGTTTTATCCTGTTCTTCTCTAGAGCTTCTAGATAACGCAGGTCTATTAGAGAATTTCGTAGAAAAGGGTCATAAGCTCTTTGGCGCTCGTTATCACTGGAAAAAACGCACCGTCTTGTTTAAATTTAACCAAGCATCGGAATCACGTTTCCCTTTTGCTTTATCGACCTCATATCAAGAGTTAACCAAACATCTTATCCATAAGTTTGAAGAACAAGGTGGGGCTATACATTGGGGCACGCGTCCCGTTACTTTGGTAGACAACAGCATCTTTATTGAAAGTACCAAGACATCACAAAATTTCGAAAATCGAGAAATTTATAATCCTACGTGGGTAATTGCTGCTGAAGCTGATGCTGATCCTGATATTCGAGATCTCTTTAAAACCCAGCTAAAACTACGCAAACAAACAAAAGAAGTTCTTTTTGTTCATTGTGATGAAGGTGAACCTTTTGAAGAAAGCCATATCCATCTTGTCCCTAGCTCGAAAAGTTTCCTGAATTTTGTCTTTTATAATCATGAGAAGGGATCCAAGCAACTTTACTTAACTAATACGCCCTATCCCTTATCAGTTAAACATAAGCAAAAGCTTCTCTATAATTATAATCTTGCTGTTGCAGACGAACATTATCATGTAAAATCTGTTTTTCATCAGTATCCTACAGACTACAGTAATTTCCTGTTTGTTGGGAATCTGGCTAATAATTTGAATTTCTCTTATCTTACGGGAATAAATTCAAACATACACGCTGCCTTTAACTTAACATGGAAGCTTATTCCTGTTGTAAAAAAGGCTGCCTCAAAATACTTGATAACAGCTAAAGAAAATGAAAGTGGGAACATTCTCCCGCATCTTAGTGAGAAAAGACAGAGACGCGCTAAAAATCTATTGTTCTCTAATCTTTATGCACCAGCTCTTATGTATTACTTCTTAAAGGGCTGTCGTCAGTTAGATGTTTCCGGAGGAGAGTATTATTATCCTCCGCATAAGGCATTGAAATATCAAAATAGCGATATTATTAAAATGTCTTCTCAAGATAAAGAAGTTCTTGGTCCCGGTCCTGGAATGCGTGCTATTAATGCTCAGCTTGAAAACGGGGGGTATTTATTAGATGGTTTGAAGAGCACCAAGCATCTTTTGATCTTCTTTAAAGAACGTAATGACCTAGAACAGGCTCTTAAAGAAGAGTACGGAGAATGGTTAGAGGTAATCGTTACCAAAGATCAGAAGATTTCCAATCTTTATCATGCAAACCCGGATTCCTTGTTTATTATCCGTCCCGATTGTTATATCGGTTATAGAACGCATAAGTTCAAATTACATGAACTTATTTCTTACCTACTGCGGATATTTGCCGCTGAGAAAATAGACTAA
- a CDS encoding alpha/beta hydrolase — MRKLSAFISLFFIIANASHAEAVKIPGFPEIPDTLLVINKTKTPKNEICRAVNIQSGEHNLVGTLHLPTTPMPKDGYPIVILFHGFRGSTVGGLTGSYRKIARSLAQAGIASVRFDMAGCGNSEGIATEVPIRTYLRNGEDILYTVTQYPEINPHRLGIAGFSLGCHTAFHLASFYSPKQFQIRSISVWAPVADGAILFKEMYEAVKNNTNIVGNLGKDFGFGPAPLIVCEEDVKDFLSLQDHIVLNSLPVRIPILHLQGLEDNLVSLTQRDLFKNTAPGNTEFKTYENTDHNLGSSPYLTVIISDIVEYFQSTL, encoded by the coding sequence ATGCGTAAATTATCCGCATTTATTTCTTTGTTTTTCATAATAGCAAATGCATCACACGCCGAAGCCGTTAAAATCCCTGGATTCCCAGAAATTCCCGACACCCTACTTGTTATTAATAAAACAAAGACTCCGAAAAATGAAATTTGTCGAGCAGTCAACATACAAAGCGGTGAGCATAATCTTGTAGGGACCCTACATTTACCGACAACCCCAATGCCAAAAGACGGTTATCCTATAGTTATCCTATTTCATGGATTCCGAGGCAGCACAGTCGGCGGGTTAACAGGATCTTATAGAAAGATCGCACGCTCTTTAGCTCAAGCAGGAATTGCCAGCGTACGCTTTGACATGGCTGGATGCGGCAACAGCGAAGGTATTGCTACCGAAGTGCCTATTAGAACCTATTTACGAAATGGTGAAGATATTCTTTATACTGTAACACAGTATCCTGAAATCAATCCGCATAGATTGGGTATTGCGGGCTTCTCCTTAGGCTGTCATACAGCGTTTCATCTAGCAAGTTTTTACAGTCCTAAACAGTTTCAGATTCGCTCCATAAGTGTTTGGGCACCAGTTGCAGACGGAGCAATTCTATTTAAAGAAATGTATGAAGCTGTAAAAAACAACACTAATATCGTGGGAAATCTTGGAAAAGATTTCGGATTTGGCCCAGCTCCCCTAATAGTATGTGAAGAGGATGTGAAAGATTTTCTTTCTCTTCAAGATCATATTGTTTTAAATTCTCTACCCGTGAGAATACCTATTTTGCATTTGCAGGGTCTTGAGGATAATTTAGTTTCATTAACTCAACGGGATTTATTTAAAAATACTGCTCCAGGGAATACGGAATTTAAAACCTATGAAAATACCGATCATAATCTGGGATCATCTCCATATTTGACAGTTATTATTAGTGACATTGTCGAGTATTTTCAATCCACTTTATAA
- the leuS gene encoding leucine--tRNA ligase gives MRYDPSLIEKKWQEFWKEHRSFKADEASDKPKYYVLDMFPYPSGAGLHVGHLIGYTATDIVARYKRAKGYSVLHPMGWDSFGLPAEQYAIRTGTHPRETTQKNIENFRKQLSAMGFSYDESREFATSDPDYYRWTQKLFLFLYEKGLAYMADMAVNYCPELGTVLSNEEVENGLSVEGGYPVERRMLRQWILRITAYSDQLLEGLEDLDWPENVKQLQRNWIGKSEGALVRFEVNSQSCLEVFTTRPDTLCGVSFLVIAPEHPEVRQLISENQRESVESYIRAAQSKSERDRISETKVKTGVFTGTYAKHPVTGADIPIWISDYVILGYGSGVVMGVPAHDERDREFAETFSLPIYEVLDQDGYCVHSNHGDFHLDGLRGQEAKDYIIGYLQKKNLGEVKVAYKLRDWLFSRQRYWGEPIPIIHFEDGTCRPLEDDELPLLPPEVQDYRPEGFGQGPLAKVKEWVDVHDIKTNRLGRRETHTMPQWAGSCWYYLRFCDAHNSQAPWSNENEKYWMPVDLYIGGAEHAVLHLLYSRFWHRVFYEAGMVSTAEPFKKLINQGLVLATSYRIPGKGYVYPEDACEDNGIWTSASGEELEVRQEKMSKSKLNGVDPQILIDEFGADALRMYAMFSGPLDKNKLWCNQGVSGCRRFLNRFYEIATSSSVQDIEDPKGMALAHRLVHRVSEDIEKMSLNTIPSSFMEFINEFVKLDIYPKSALAMVVQALAPIAPHISEELWIVLGYAPGIDAAGWPKVDPKYLEDASVTFVIQVNGKLRARLDIDKSTSKEDVLSLAKKAVAKYLEDKEVKKEVFVPNRLVNFVL, from the coding sequence ATGCGGTACGATCCTAGTTTGATAGAAAAAAAGTGGCAGGAATTTTGGAAGGAACACAGAAGCTTCAAGGCGGATGAGGCTAGTGATAAACCAAAATATTATGTATTAGATATGTTCCCTTATCCTTCTGGAGCAGGATTACATGTCGGTCATTTGATAGGTTATACCGCTACAGATATCGTGGCTCGGTATAAAAGAGCCAAGGGATATTCAGTTTTACATCCCATGGGTTGGGATAGTTTTGGGTTGCCTGCAGAGCAGTATGCTATTAGGACAGGTACACATCCTAGAGAAACAACACAGAAGAATATAGAAAATTTTAGAAAGCAGCTTTCTGCTATGGGATTCTCTTATGATGAGAGTAGAGAATTTGCCACTAGTGATCCAGATTACTATCGTTGGACACAAAAACTATTTCTTTTTCTTTATGAAAAGGGTCTTGCTTATATGGCAGATATGGCCGTCAATTATTGTCCTGAGTTAGGAACGGTTCTCTCCAATGAAGAAGTAGAAAATGGTTTGTCCGTAGAAGGGGGGTATCCTGTAGAGCGCAGGATGCTGCGCCAATGGATTTTACGTATTACGGCTTATTCAGATCAGCTTTTAGAGGGTTTAGAAGATCTTGATTGGCCAGAAAATGTTAAACAGCTTCAGAGAAATTGGATAGGGAAGTCTGAAGGAGCTCTTGTCCGTTTTGAGGTAAATAGCCAAAGCTGTTTAGAGGTGTTTACAACTCGCCCCGACACCCTATGTGGTGTATCATTTTTAGTAATTGCTCCAGAGCATCCTGAGGTCAGACAATTAATTTCTGAGAATCAGCGTGAATCTGTGGAGAGCTATATCCGTGCTGCTCAAAGTAAAAGTGAAAGAGATCGTATAAGCGAGACTAAGGTGAAAACTGGCGTGTTTACAGGAACATACGCTAAACATCCTGTAACCGGAGCAGATATTCCTATTTGGATTTCAGATTATGTAATTTTGGGTTACGGTTCTGGTGTTGTTATGGGTGTTCCTGCTCATGACGAAAGAGATAGAGAATTTGCTGAAACTTTCTCTTTACCTATTTATGAGGTTCTTGATCAAGATGGGTATTGCGTTCATAGTAACCACGGAGATTTTCATTTAGATGGTCTCAGAGGTCAGGAAGCTAAAGACTACATAATTGGTTATTTGCAGAAGAAAAATTTAGGAGAAGTTAAAGTTGCTTATAAGCTGCGCGACTGGTTATTTTCTCGACAAAGATATTGGGGAGAGCCGATCCCTATTATTCACTTTGAAGATGGTACATGCCGTCCTTTAGAAGACGATGAGCTTCCTTTATTGCCTCCCGAAGTGCAGGATTATCGTCCTGAAGGTTTTGGTCAGGGACCTTTGGCAAAAGTAAAAGAATGGGTGGATGTTCATGATATAAAAACTAATCGCCTAGGCAGACGGGAGACACATACTATGCCACAATGGGCAGGATCGTGTTGGTATTATCTACGTTTTTGTGATGCACATAATTCTCAAGCTCCTTGGTCTAATGAAAATGAAAAATACTGGATGCCTGTGGATCTATATATAGGAGGTGCTGAACACGCTGTTTTACACCTATTGTATTCACGTTTTTGGCATCGGGTGTTTTATGAAGCTGGTATGGTTTCTACCGCAGAACCATTTAAAAAGCTGATAAATCAAGGTTTAGTTCTAGCGACTTCTTATCGGATTCCTGGTAAAGGTTATGTTTATCCTGAAGATGCTTGTGAAGATAATGGTATATGGACGAGTGCTTCTGGAGAAGAATTAGAAGTGCGTCAGGAAAAGATGTCCAAGTCTAAGCTAAATGGAGTAGATCCTCAAATCCTTATCGATGAATTTGGCGCAGACGCACTACGTATGTATGCGATGTTTTCTGGACCTTTGGATAAAAATAAGCTTTGGTGTAATCAAGGTGTTTCTGGCTGCAGACGTTTTCTCAATCGCTTCTATGAAATAGCGACATCATCTTCTGTTCAAGATATAGAGGATCCTAAGGGGATGGCTTTAGCACATAGATTAGTGCATCGTGTGAGTGAGGATATTGAAAAAATGTCTTTAAATACTATCCCGTCTTCTTTTATGGAGTTTATAAATGAATTTGTGAAGCTTGATATTTATCCTAAATCAGCTTTAGCTATGGTTGTGCAGGCTTTAGCTCCTATAGCCCCACACATTAGTGAGGAGTTGTGGATAGTCTTAGGTTATGCTCCTGGTATAGATGCTGCAGGATGGCCGAAAGTAGATCCTAAATATTTAGAAGATGCTTCAGTAACATTTGTAATACAGGTAAATGGGAAACTACGCGCACGCTTAGATATTGATAAATCAACTTCTAAGGAAGATGTCCTATCTTTAGCAAAAAAAGCTGTCGCTAAATATTTGGAAGATAAAGAAGTTAAAAAGGAAGTTTTTGTTCCTAATAGATTGGTGAATTTTGTTCTATGA
- the waaA gene encoding lipid IV(A) 3-deoxy-D-manno-octulosonic acid transferase, producing MIKRRLTKLHTFLYDCFLIFAFAVALPRILYKRLVHGKYKKSLKIRFGLKKPLVPGEGPVVWFHGASVGEVTLLVPIIQKFMKDYPHWRCVVTACTESGHENAERLFGPMGVTTFILPLDLSLIIKPVVRAISPSLLVFSEGDCWLNFLEEAKKIGATAIVINGKLSTNSCKWFTILKRFGRNYFSPIDGFLLQDDQHKARFLRLGVDEKKIMVTGNIKTYTETLSENNKRSYWREKLQLSQDTELLVLGSTHPKDVDAWIPIIRQLRHRNLKVLWVPRHIERTKELENLLVKENISYGLWSRESTFDKNDAIIVDAIGWLKQLYFAADLAFVGGTFDDRIGGHNLLEPLQCGVPLVFGPYIKSQSDLATRLLSIGAGCCLDERNMLEVITSLLDHPEERITYVQKGNTFLHEERAAFDCTWESFKRYIPCVKI from the coding sequence ATGATCAAACGTCGACTTACTAAGCTACACACTTTCTTGTATGATTGTTTTTTGATTTTTGCGTTTGCGGTAGCGCTTCCCAGAATTCTTTATAAAAGACTTGTTCATGGTAAGTATAAGAAGTCATTAAAAATTCGTTTCGGTTTAAAGAAACCTCTAGTACCTGGAGAAGGTCCTGTAGTTTGGTTTCATGGAGCTTCTGTAGGCGAGGTAACTCTGCTTGTCCCTATTATACAGAAGTTCATGAAAGACTATCCTCATTGGCGTTGTGTTGTCACTGCTTGTACTGAATCTGGACACGAGAATGCAGAAAGGTTATTCGGACCTATGGGAGTTACAACTTTCATTTTGCCTTTAGATTTAAGTTTGATTATTAAACCTGTTGTTAGAGCTATTTCACCATCTTTACTTGTGTTTTCAGAAGGAGATTGCTGGCTAAATTTTCTTGAAGAAGCAAAAAAGATAGGGGCAACAGCAATCGTAATTAACGGCAAACTCTCTACGAACTCCTGTAAATGGTTTACAATTTTAAAGCGATTTGGCAGGAATTATTTCTCTCCTATAGATGGATTTTTACTTCAAGATGATCAACATAAAGCACGTTTTTTACGTCTTGGTGTTGATGAAAAGAAGATAATGGTCACAGGGAATATCAAAACCTATACAGAAACTTTATCCGAAAATAACAAACGGAGTTATTGGAGAGAGAAACTCCAATTGTCTCAGGATACAGAATTGCTTGTTTTGGGCTCCACACATCCTAAGGATGTCGATGCTTGGATTCCTATAATTCGTCAACTTCGTCATAGGAATCTCAAAGTGCTTTGGGTGCCTCGTCATATCGAGAGAACTAAAGAATTAGAGAATCTCTTAGTAAAAGAAAATATTTCTTATGGATTATGGAGTCGCGAATCCACATTTGATAAAAATGATGCGATTATTGTCGATGCTATAGGTTGGTTAAAACAACTATATTTTGCTGCCGATCTTGCTTTTGTCGGTGGTACATTTGATGATAGGATAGGGGGACATAATCTTCTAGAACCTCTGCAATGTGGTGTCCCGTTGGTTTTTGGTCCTTATATTAAATCTCAATCAGACTTAGCGACGCGTCTATTATCCATAGGGGCAGGTTGTTGTTTAGACGAGAGAAATATGCTGGAAGTGATAACTTCTTTACTTGATCATCCTGAAGAAAGAATTACTTATGTTCAGAAGGGAAATACGTTTTTACATGAAGAAAGAGCAGCCTTTGATTGTACCTGGGAATCTTTTAAGAGATATATCCCTTGTGTAAAAATATAG